The Pan troglodytes isolate AG18354 chromosome 7, NHGRI_mPanTro3-v2.0_pri, whole genome shotgun sequence genome has a window encoding:
- the FAM135B gene encoding protein FAM135B isoform X2 — MCLLQTRDGEKLACFCKCHRNNTGPEALAVEETLSQLCSELQMLNNPEKIAEQISKDLAWLTSHMMALWTQFLDTVTLHSQVTTYLTQEHHTLRVRRFSEAFFYMEHQKLAVLTFQENLIQTHSQLSLDIRNSEYLTSMPPLPAECLDIDGDWNTLPVIFEDRYVDCPATGHNLSVYPNFDVPVTSPTIMNLKDKEDNCMVNSNLSFREDLVLSTIKPSQVDSDEEVIRCPEPAENVATQNHMDMCSESQVYISIGEFQNKAGVPEDECWTGQTSDAGTYPVADVDTSRRSPGPEDGQAPVLTYIDVKSSNKNPSRAEPLVAFNAQHESRSARDKYGLDRTGLSKVVVGGSHQNAISSDKTTLHELSTLGKGIDQEGKMVLLSLKLTPSEPCDPLSSTLREPLDIRSSLKDSHTEEQEELSVLSGVIKRSSSVISDSGIESEPSSVAWSEARSRALELPSDREVLHPFVRRHALHRNSLEGGHTESNTSLPSGIQASLTSISSLPFEEDEREVALTKLTKSVSAPHISSPEEAAEDADTKQQDGGFAEPSDMHSKSQGSPGSCSQLCGDSGTDAGADHPPVEIVLDADNQQGPGYIDIPKGKGKQFDAQGHCLPDGRTENTPGVETKGLNLKIPRVIALENPRTRSLHRALEETPKGMPKDLNVGQQALSNSGISEVEGLSQHQVPELSCTSAADAISMNSTGQQSQSGSPCITDDTAFNRGVNAFPEAKHKAGTVCPTVTHSVHSQVLKNQELKAGTSIMGSHLTSAETFTLDSLKAVEVVNLSVSCTATCLPFSSVPKETPARAGFSSKQTLFPITHQPLGSFGVVSTHSSTLDEEVSERMFSFYQAKEKFKKELKIEGFLYSDLTVLASDIPYFPPEEEEENLEDGIHLVVCVHGLDGNSADLRLVKTFIELGLPGGKLDFLMSEKNQMDTFADFDTMTDRLLDEIIQHIQLYNLSISRISFIGHSLGNIIIRSVLTRPRFRYYLNKLHTFLSLSGPHLGTLYNNSTLVSTGLWLMQKLKKSGSLLQLTFRDNADLRKCFLYQLSQKTGLQYFKNVVLVASPQDRYVPFHSARIEMCKTALKDRHTGPVYAEMINNLLGPLVEAKDCTLIRHNVFHALPNTANTLIGRAAHIAVLDSELFLEKFFLVAGLNYFK, encoded by the exons ATGTTGAACAATCCAGAGAAGATCGCTGAGCAGATAAGCAAGGATCTGGCCTGGCTCACGTCCCACATGATGGCTCTGTGGACCCAGTTCCTGGACACAGTCACTCTGCACTCCCAAGTGACCACTTATCTCACCCAGGAACACCACACCCTGAGG GTCCGAAGGTTTTCTGAGGCCTTCTTTTACATGGAGCACCAAAAACTTGCAGTCCTGACATTTCAGGAGAATCT GATACAGACGCACAGCCAGCTGTCCCTGGATATCCGGAACTCGGAGTACCTCACCAGCATGCCCCCGCTGCCTGCAGAGTGCCTGGACATCGACGGCGATTGGAACACCCTGCCTGTGATCTTTGAGGACAGATACGTGGACTGCCCTGCGACag ggcaTAACTTGAGTGTTTATCCTAATTTTGATGTTCCAGTGACAAGTCCTACAATAATGAATCTGAAAGACAAAGAAGATAACTGTATGGTAAATAGCAATTTATCTTTTAGGGAAGACCTTGTCTTGTCTACCATAAAACCATCCCAAGTGGATTCTGATGAAGAAGTTATAAGGTGTCCAGAGCCGGCTGAGAATGTGGCCACACAAAATCATATGGACATGTGCTCTGAATCTCAGGTGTATATATCAATTGGTGAATTTCAAAACAAAGCAGGTGTGCCTGAAGATGAATGTTGGACTGGCCAAACATCTGATGCTGGGACATATCCAGTGGCAGATGTGGATACTTCTAGAAGGAGTCCAGGTCCAGAGGATGGACAGGCCCCAGTGCTGACCTACATTGACGTAAAATCTAGCAATAAGAACCCCTCCAGAGCTGAACCCCTGGTGGCCTTCAATGCTCAGCATGAGAGTAGGAGCGCTAGAGATAAGTATGGATTAGACAGGACTGGGCTAAGCAAAGTGGTAGTAGGTGGAAGCCACCAAAATGCCATCTCTTCAGACAAAACAACTCTCCATGAATTAAGTACTCTAGGAAAGGGAATAGATCAAGAGGGGAAGATGGTGCTGCTAAGCTTGAAACTCACCCCCTCTGAGCCCTGCGATCCACTAAGTTCTACCCTGAGGGAGCCCTTAGATATTAGGTCTTCCCTAAAGGACTCTCACACAGAAGAGCAGGAGGAACTCTCAGTGCTATCCGGGGTCATCAAGAGATCTTCATCCGTCATATCTGATTCAGGCATTGAGAGTGAGCCAAGCTCCGTCGCCTGGTCAGAGGCCCGAAGCAGGGCTCTGGAGTTGCCCAGTGATCGGGAAGTCTTGCACCCGTTTGTTCGAAGACATGCCCTCCACCGGAACTCCCTAGAGGGTGGACACACAGAAAGTAACACAAGTTTGCCAAGCGGCATCCAGGCTTCTCTCACCTCCATTAGCTCTTTACCTTTTGAGGAGGATGAGCGGGAGGTGGCACTCACTAAGTTAACCAAGTCTGTATCTGCTCCCCACATCAGTAGCCCAGAGGAGGCTGCTGAAGATGCAGACACCAAGCAGCAAGATGGAGGTTTTGCTGAACCTTCAGATATGCACAGCAAGAGCCAAGGTTCCCCAGGATCTTGCTCTCAACTTTGTGGTGACTCTGGAACAGATGCTGGAGCAGACCATCCCCCGGTGGAGATAGTTTTAGATGCTGACAACCAGCAGGGCCCCGGATACATAGACATCCCCAAAGGGAAAGGGAAGCAGTTTGATGCTCAAGGACACTGTCTTCCTGATGGCAGGACTGAGAACACTCCAGGTGTTGAAACCAAaggtcttaatttaaaaataccacGTGTCATAGCACTTGAAAACCCCAGGACCAGATCTCTTCATAGAGCACTTGAGGAAACCCCAAAGGGCATGCCTAAAGACTTGAATGTGGGTCAGCAAGCTCTTTCCAACAGTGGCATCTCAGAGGTTGAGGGTCTCTCTCAACATCAGGTGCCTGAATTGAGCTGTACGTCAGCTGCTGACGCCATCAGCATGAACTCAACAGGCCAGCAAAGCCAAAGCGGTTCACCTTGCATTACGGATGACACAGCATTTAATAGAGGAGTGAATGCCTTCCCGGAGGCTAAACATAAAGCAGGCACTGTGTGCCCCACTGTGACCCATTCCGTTCATTCCCAGGTTTTGAAAAACCAAGAGCTGAAGGCAGGCACCTCCATCATGGGGTCCCATCTGACTTCTGCAGAGACCTTTACTCTGGACAGCCTGAAGGCTGTGGAGGTTGTGAACTTATCTGTGTCTTGCACTGCCACCTGTCTCCCTTTCTCATCTGTGCCCAAGGAGACCCCTGCCAGGGCTGGATTCTCTTCCAAACAGACCCTGTTTCCCATCACCCATCAGCCTTTGGGATCCTTTGGAGTTGTTTCTACCCATTCCAGCACGTTGGATGAGGAAGTCAGTGAGAGGATGTTTAG TTTTTATCAGgccaaagaaaaatttaaaaaagaactgaaGATTGAAGGATTTCTGTACAGTGACTTAACTGTACTAGCTTCTGATATACCATATTTCCCaccagaggaagaggaagaaaatttgGAAGATGGAATTCACCTGGTTGTCTGTGTCCATGGCCTGGATG GGAACAGTGCAGACCTCCGGCTGGTAAAGACTTTCATAGAACTGGGGCTCCCTGGAGGAAAACTGGACTTCCTAATGTCTGAAAAGAATCAG ATGGACACATTTGCAGATTTTGATACTATGACGGATCGGTTATTGGATGAAATCATTCAACACATTCAGTTGTACAACCTCTCCATATCCCGAATTAG cTTCATTGGCCATTCTCTTGGCAACATCATCATCCGATCGGTCCTCACACGGCCCCGGTTCCGGTATTACCTCAACAAACTCCACACGTTCCTGTCACTCTCTGGGCCTCACCTGGGAACCCTGTACAACAACAGCACCCTGGTTAGTACAG GCTTATGGCTCATGCAGAAACTGAAGAAATCCGGGTCTCTACTGCAGCTGACCTTCAGGGATAATGCTGATTTGCGCAAATGTTTCCTCTACCAACTAAGCCAAAAAACAG GGCTGCAGTATTTTAAAAACGTCGTGCTGGTTGCTTCTCCCCAAGACCGTTATGTGCCATTTCATTCAGCCAGGATTGAAATGTGTAAAACTGCCCtcaaagacagacacacag